The Thermoflavifilum sp. genome contains a region encoding:
- a CDS encoding TonB-dependent receptor, with product MKHKIGWVFFLLSWMGVCSTHAADRINQDHILTGQVIDSATHQPLAGATIFIPDLHTGTISDSTGHYVVNHLPEGRFLVEVRFIGYTTSSKEVYIQGKTTILNFSLSPSLIEQSEVVITGQSRATALRNTPIPVIAINRQYLQENLGTNIISSLARIPGVSAVSTGPNVAKPFIRGLGYNRILTLYDGQRQEDQQWGDEHGVAVDEYNIERVEVVKGPASLTYGSDAMAGVINLIPTQPAPEGHTIGSLLNEYQTNNNLIGNSLMFSGNHKGLGWVVRGSHKMAKDYRNKVDGRVYATNFQETDFSGSLNKTLPWGSTRLDLTYFDDLQGIPDGSRDSATRRFTKQITEADTFRPIVPESELNSYRLPTLHQHIQHARIYWANSLNIGQSELQLNLGFEQNIRREYSHPEYPAIPGLYLILNTFTYGVKYNFSATSGWQTTLGLNGMYQHDNVTKGTEFIIPSYGELDGGIFVMTQKSWNNWHLMAGIRLDHRNFHQDALYTSPNPTTGFDQATSQPPSPGQTPEFYEANHVYSGLSGSLGASYQITPRLTLKANLARGYRAPNIVEISANGVHPGTNIYQIGNPDFKPEFSLEEDLGLSYTSAHVSFYLNVFNNDIQHYIYNARVLTVNGQDSVIVPGNQTFKYRQGHARLYGGEMHLDVHPHPLDWLHLETDLSTVYGLNLDAAQQKSGGDSAKYLPFIPPLHGLTEIRANIRWKKWPLNNTYLAVQAEYYATQNHVMLAYNTETPTPGYTLFNLHAGTELVNRQGHPYLELTLFADNLFNRLYQNHLSRLKYMEPYPDDPRPYHGIYGMGRNIGIRAIIPFTL from the coding sequence ATGAAACACAAGATTGGATGGGTATTTTTCTTATTGAGCTGGATGGGCGTATGCTCCACACATGCAGCTGATCGGATTAATCAAGACCATATACTTACCGGCCAGGTCATTGACTCGGCTACACATCAACCACTGGCCGGCGCTACCATTTTCATACCCGATTTGCATACCGGCACCATATCCGATTCAACCGGACACTATGTGGTGAACCACCTCCCCGAAGGCCGATTTCTGGTTGAAGTACGGTTTATTGGATATACAACCTCAAGCAAAGAAGTATATATTCAGGGAAAAACAACCATACTCAACTTCAGCCTTTCACCTTCACTGATTGAGCAAAGTGAGGTGGTCATTACCGGCCAATCACGTGCCACGGCGCTCAGGAATACACCCATTCCCGTGATTGCCATCAACCGGCAATATCTTCAGGAAAATCTGGGAACCAACATCATCAGTAGCCTCGCCCGGATTCCGGGAGTCAGTGCCGTATCTACCGGTCCCAATGTAGCCAAGCCCTTTATCCGTGGCCTGGGTTACAACCGTATCCTCACCCTTTACGATGGTCAGCGCCAGGAAGATCAGCAATGGGGCGATGAACATGGTGTGGCTGTGGATGAATATAACATCGAGCGGGTAGAGGTAGTTAAAGGGCCTGCCAGCCTCACCTATGGCTCGGATGCCATGGCTGGAGTGATTAACCTGATACCTACACAGCCGGCACCTGAAGGGCATACCATCGGCAGCCTGCTGAACGAATACCAGACCAACAACAACCTCATCGGCAACTCGTTGATGTTTTCCGGTAATCACAAGGGGCTGGGATGGGTGGTGCGTGGCTCACACAAGATGGCCAAGGATTATCGAAACAAGGTCGACGGCCGTGTATATGCTACGAATTTCCAGGAGACCGATTTCAGCGGTTCACTCAATAAAACCCTTCCCTGGGGCTCAACGCGACTTGATCTCACATATTTCGACGACCTGCAGGGCATCCCCGATGGCAGTCGAGATTCCGCAACGCGCCGTTTCACCAAGCAAATCACCGAGGCCGATACTTTCCGACCTATTGTTCCGGAATCGGAACTCAACAGTTATCGACTGCCCACCCTCCATCAACATATCCAGCACGCCCGCATCTACTGGGCCAATAGCCTGAATATCGGCCAGTCGGAACTTCAATTGAACCTTGGTTTCGAACAAAACATCCGTCGGGAATACAGCCATCCGGAATATCCGGCTATCCCCGGTTTATACCTCATCCTGAATACTTTCACTTACGGCGTGAAGTACAATTTTTCTGCCACGAGTGGCTGGCAAACCACACTGGGCCTGAACGGCATGTACCAACACGACAATGTAACCAAAGGCACGGAATTTATCATTCCTTCATACGGAGAGTTAGATGGGGGAATTTTTGTTATGACCCAGAAATCATGGAACAACTGGCACCTGATGGCTGGCATTCGCCTGGACCACCGCAATTTTCACCAGGACGCCCTGTACACCTCCCCCAATCCAACCACAGGCTTTGACCAGGCCACCTCACAACCCCCTTCGCCAGGGCAGACGCCCGAATTTTACGAAGCCAACCATGTGTATTCCGGCTTATCTGGAAGCCTGGGCGCCTCTTACCAGATTACTCCACGGCTTACCCTGAAAGCCAACCTGGCACGAGGGTATCGAGCTCCGAATATCGTAGAAATCTCCGCCAATGGCGTACACCCGGGAACCAATATCTACCAGATCGGTAACCCTGATTTCAAACCCGAATTCAGCCTCGAGGAAGACCTGGGCTTATCTTACACTTCAGCACATGTATCGTTTTACCTGAACGTTTTCAACAACGATATTCAACATTACATTTACAACGCACGGGTGCTTACCGTTAACGGCCAGGACTCGGTTATCGTCCCGGGTAATCAAACCTTTAAATATCGACAGGGCCATGCCCGGCTTTACGGCGGTGAAATGCATCTGGATGTTCACCCCCATCCGCTCGACTGGCTGCACCTGGAAACAGATTTATCTACCGTTTATGGTCTGAATTTAGATGCCGCTCAACAAAAGTCGGGTGGTGATAGTGCTAAGTACCTGCCATTCATTCCCCCGCTACACGGGCTTACAGAAATACGGGCAAATATTCGCTGGAAAAAATGGCCGCTGAACAATACCTATCTGGCCGTGCAGGCTGAATATTATGCCACCCAGAATCATGTGATGCTGGCCTACAACACCGAAACACCCACGCCCGGATATACCCTGTTTAACCTGCATGCCGGCACCGAACTGGTCAACCGCCAGGGGCATCCTTATCTGGAGTTAACTCTTTTTGCCGACAATCTTTTCAATCGATTATACCAGAATCACCTGAGTCGACTGAAATACATGGAACCCTATCCGGATGATCCCCGACCTTACCACGGGATATACGGCATGGGCAGAAATATCGGGATTCGAGCCATCATACCTTTCACCCTGTAA
- a CDS encoding acetyl-CoA C-acyltransferase has protein sequence MTQEAYIVAGYRTAVTRAKRGKFRFVRPDDLAVQLIEGLLQGMPQLDRKRIDDVIVGNAVPEAEQGLQIGRMISVRVVGEQAPGMTVNRYCASGLETIAIATAKIRSGMAECIIAGGTESMSWVPMGGWKTAPSYEVASVHPDYYLSMGLTAEAVAREYHISREDQDLFALRSHQRALFAQQQGYFRSGIYPITIEQVRVNEQGKKETVRYVVDQDEGPRPDTSLEALAKLPPVFASGGTVTAGNSSQTSDGAAFVVVMSERLCHQLGLQPIARLVSCAVAGVPPRLMGIGPVEAVPKALKMAGKQLHDIDLIELNEAFAAQSVAIIRQLQMDPEKVNINGGAIALGHPLGCTGCKLTVQLLNDLQRLNKKYGMVTACVGGGQGIAGIFERI, from the coding sequence ATGACTCAGGAAGCCTATATTGTGGCGGGCTACCGAACTGCCGTAACTCGTGCCAAACGTGGAAAGTTTCGCTTTGTAAGGCCCGACGACCTGGCCGTGCAGTTGATAGAGGGTTTATTACAAGGTATGCCCCAGTTAGATCGCAAACGTATAGACGATGTGATCGTAGGCAATGCCGTTCCTGAGGCTGAGCAGGGTCTGCAGATTGGACGGATGATTTCCGTGCGGGTGGTGGGAGAACAGGCTCCGGGCATGACGGTGAACCGCTATTGCGCTTCTGGACTGGAAACCATTGCCATCGCCACGGCCAAGATTCGCTCGGGTATGGCCGAATGCATCATCGCCGGCGGAACGGAAAGCATGAGCTGGGTACCCATGGGGGGATGGAAAACAGCGCCGAGCTACGAAGTAGCTTCCGTTCATCCCGATTATTACCTGAGCATGGGGCTCACCGCCGAGGCCGTAGCCAGGGAATATCATATCAGCCGGGAAGACCAGGATCTATTTGCCCTCCGCTCCCATCAACGCGCCCTCTTCGCTCAGCAACAGGGCTATTTTCGGTCGGGCATTTATCCGATCACCATTGAACAGGTGAGGGTGAATGAACAGGGCAAAAAAGAAACCGTGCGTTATGTGGTCGATCAGGATGAAGGCCCACGCCCCGATACCTCCCTGGAAGCCTTAGCCAAGCTTCCCCCCGTGTTTGCCTCCGGCGGCACCGTTACGGCGGGAAATTCGTCTCAAACCTCCGATGGAGCCGCTTTCGTTGTGGTGATGAGCGAAAGACTCTGTCACCAGCTGGGATTGCAACCCATAGCGCGACTGGTTTCGTGTGCGGTAGCCGGTGTGCCACCCCGGCTCATGGGCATCGGACCGGTAGAGGCTGTGCCCAAAGCCCTGAAAATGGCCGGCAAGCAGCTCCACGACATCGACCTCATCGAACTCAACGAAGCTTTTGCCGCACAATCGGTAGCCATCATCCGCCAGCTGCAGATGGACCCGGAAAAAGTAAACATCAACGGCGGAGCCATTGCCCTGGGGCATCCACTGGGCTGTACCGGATGTAAACTTACTGTTCAACTGCTGAACGACCTGCAACGACTGAATAAAAAATACGGTATGGTTACGGCCTGTGTGGGCGGCGGACAGGGTATCGCAGGAATTTTCGAACGAATCTAA
- a CDS encoding quinone-dependent dihydroorotate dehydrogenase codes for MYASLRKLLFLFPPERAHKLAMRGLKQIHQFRIGKQWLQRHFCVVHPVLQRQVMGLSFPNPVGLAAGFDKNAQYVELLAALGFGFIEIGTVTHRPQAGNRRPRLFRLPADEALINRMGFNNDGVFAIAARLRAIRSRDKQLIIGGNIGKNKETPNEQALIDYGICFEALYDTVDYFVINVSSPNTPGLRDLQQRDALREIVQHLQTLNQAKPLARPLLVKIAPDLDLPEVDQILEVAQQFRLAGIIASNTSVRRDGLHTPARVLQRIGDGGLSGRPLFPRTLHMISYISRQTSGSLPIIASGGIFTADDARAVMDAGASLVQIYTGMIYQGPTLIRQICEALLPAHPSGA; via the coding sequence ATGTATGCATCATTGCGTAAGTTACTCTTTCTCTTCCCACCCGAGCGGGCCCATAAGCTGGCGATGCGGGGCCTTAAGCAGATTCATCAATTTAGAATAGGAAAACAATGGCTGCAACGGCATTTTTGCGTGGTACATCCTGTATTGCAGCGCCAGGTCATGGGTTTGTCGTTTCCCAATCCGGTTGGACTCGCAGCTGGTTTCGACAAGAATGCTCAATATGTGGAACTCCTGGCTGCATTGGGCTTTGGGTTTATTGAGATTGGTACCGTAACCCATCGGCCTCAGGCGGGTAACCGTCGTCCTCGCCTGTTTCGCCTTCCGGCGGATGAGGCCCTCATCAACCGGATGGGTTTTAACAATGATGGCGTTTTTGCGATAGCTGCACGTTTGCGGGCCATCCGCAGCCGGGATAAGCAACTGATTATCGGGGGAAATATCGGCAAAAACAAAGAAACGCCTAATGAACAGGCTTTAATAGATTATGGAATTTGCTTTGAAGCGCTGTACGATACGGTGGATTATTTTGTCATCAACGTAAGTTCGCCAAATACGCCGGGTCTGCGGGATTTGCAACAACGAGATGCACTTCGAGAAATTGTCCAGCACCTCCAAACGCTTAATCAAGCCAAACCTCTAGCCCGGCCATTGTTGGTGAAAATAGCTCCAGATTTAGATTTGCCCGAAGTCGATCAAATTTTAGAAGTAGCGCAACAGTTTCGGTTAGCCGGCATTATTGCTTCCAATACCTCCGTCCGACGAGATGGACTGCACACACCAGCCAGGGTTCTCCAGCGCATTGGTGATGGAGGGTTAAGTGGTCGTCCTTTGTTTCCCCGCACCCTTCACATGATTAGCTACATATCCCGGCAAACTTCGGGAAGCCTTCCCATCATTGCATCAGGCGGTATTTTTACGGCCGATGATGCGCGAGCCGTTATGGATGCAGGTGCCAGTCTGGTGCAGATTTACACGGGCATGATTTATCAGGGGCCGACGCTCATCCGGCAAATTTGCGAAGCGCTGCTGCCCGCACATCCTTCCGGCGCATAA
- a CDS encoding Rieske (2Fe-2S) protein, with product MDRRYFLQQSCGFCLTMLMSGWLVEELSACSASKVLQGRLVDREIEVDGTLLNDEHFRVLAASGLRYRIALRRLADGQYLALLLMCTHARNPVTLTGDSFYCPLHGSRFDAQGQVVQGPAQQPLVHLPVNRDAHGNLHIVLQNWMLES from the coding sequence ATGGATAGACGATATTTCCTTCAGCAATCCTGTGGGTTCTGCCTCACCATGCTCATGAGTGGCTGGCTCGTAGAGGAATTGAGTGCTTGTAGCGCAAGCAAGGTATTGCAGGGGCGGCTGGTGGATCGAGAAATTGAAGTAGACGGGACATTGTTGAACGATGAGCATTTTCGGGTATTAGCGGCTTCGGGCCTACGATATCGCATTGCTTTGCGTCGACTGGCAGATGGGCAATACCTGGCCCTATTGCTCATGTGTACCCACGCCCGCAATCCCGTGACGCTAACCGGTGATAGCTTCTATTGCCCGCTTCATGGCAGTCGATTCGATGCACAGGGTCAAGTTGTCCAGGGACCCGCCCAGCAGCCGCTGGTGCATTTGCCGGTAAACCGCGATGCCCATGGCAACTTGCACATTGTACTGCAAAACTGGATGCTGGAATCATAA
- a CDS encoding imelysin family protein, which yields MESLSIRLVSLMIGFAVCACTLSGCKKDEENHIINQPALEQQVLDDFVHVVAIPQYAALHAHADSLQQTVNAFMQSPSDLLLQEARNRWRLLRQTWEQCEGFLLGPVEDDEYDPRMDTWPVDYVQMDSLLASNVPLTLQTVQQLDLALRGFHPVEYLLWGKDGNKTAADFTDRQKQYLAALVADLEQNTAQLYQSWISEGGNFAATVIQAGQGSTRYLSRLEAFQAITGAVAGICDEVGNGKIAEPFTRRDSLITESPFSHNSMQDFKNNIIGAQQVYLGDYAGTDGKGLTDLVTLHNVALDNQIRQQFTRAIQSLQQVTLPFEQAIYLQRTQLSRAMEALADLENTLSDDLQTYLQQYVKD from the coding sequence ATGGAATCATTATCTATTCGCTTAGTGTCTTTGATGATTGGCTTTGCCGTTTGTGCTTGCACCCTATCCGGATGTAAAAAAGATGAAGAAAATCATATTATCAACCAGCCGGCATTAGAGCAGCAGGTGCTGGACGATTTTGTGCACGTCGTAGCTATTCCGCAATATGCTGCTTTGCATGCTCATGCCGACTCGCTTCAGCAAACGGTAAATGCTTTTATGCAATCACCGTCCGACCTGTTGTTGCAGGAGGCCCGCAATCGGTGGCGTTTGTTAAGGCAAACATGGGAGCAATGCGAGGGCTTTTTGCTGGGTCCGGTTGAAGATGATGAATACGATCCACGCATGGATACCTGGCCGGTGGATTATGTGCAGATGGATTCCCTGCTGGCAAGCAACGTGCCGTTGACCCTACAAACCGTTCAGCAACTGGATCTGGCTCTGCGGGGCTTTCATCCGGTGGAATACCTCCTCTGGGGCAAGGATGGCAATAAGACTGCTGCTGACTTCACCGATCGGCAGAAACAATACCTTGCCGCGCTGGTTGCCGATCTGGAGCAGAATACCGCTCAGCTATATCAGAGCTGGATATCCGAAGGAGGCAACTTCGCCGCTACAGTGATACAGGCCGGCCAGGGGAGTACGCGTTATCTGTCGCGCCTGGAGGCATTTCAGGCCATCACAGGTGCAGTGGCCGGTATTTGTGATGAAGTAGGCAATGGTAAAATCGCCGAGCCTTTTACACGGCGTGATTCGCTCATTACGGAATCGCCCTTCTCACATAACTCCATGCAGGATTTCAAGAATAATATCATCGGTGCCCAGCAGGTTTATCTGGGGGATTATGCAGGAACAGACGGTAAGGGGTTAACAGACCTTGTGACCTTGCATAATGTAGCCCTCGACAATCAAATCCGGCAACAATTCACACGCGCCATTCAATCCTTGCAGCAGGTAACCCTGCCATTTGAGCAGGCCATTTACCTGCAGCGTACGCAACTCTCCCGGGCCATGGAAGCCCTGGCCGACCTGGAAAATACGCTTAGCGATGATTTGCAGACTTACCTGCAGCAATATGTGAAAGATTAA
- a CDS encoding di-heme oxidoredictase family protein: MKIGKTYWATVVVALIASVGVLCTKPASFPEADYDPRLAGGMATVFDLSSQSFSHPIPGLSAWDSHVHEKGDQIFEQSFVAAPAPLFSGLGPLFNNVSCISCHHNDGKGTPSFGEINSSMLMRVSIPGKDAHGGPVPVPGLGLQIQDRSILGFRPEASISVNYQDSLVRYPDGSTVLLHVPRYAITQPYVALPADLLCSPRMAPPVFGMGLLERVPAEEILAHADPDDVDHDGIKGHPNYVYDPVSGAQVIGRFGLKANVGHLLTQVASAFQQDMGITNSVFPQENSTLQGDGLHDDPELRDSLLNAVKFYVETLAVPARRNVTDAQVKAGEQYFQQIGCAKCHLPTLYTAVDVRFPALSNQRIHPYTDLLLHDMGPALADGRPDYQASGQEWRTAPLWGIGLFPKTNGTPYYLHDGRARSLEEAILWHGGEAATSKNRFLQLSSAQRQAVISFLQSL, from the coding sequence ATGAAGATTGGTAAAACCTATTGGGCAACGGTAGTGGTGGCTTTGATAGCCAGTGTTGGTGTGCTGTGCACCAAACCGGCATCGTTCCCGGAAGCTGATTACGATCCTCGTCTGGCAGGCGGGATGGCTACCGTGTTCGATTTGAGCTCACAATCGTTCAGTCATCCCATCCCCGGCCTTTCAGCCTGGGATAGCCATGTGCATGAAAAAGGAGACCAGATCTTCGAACAGAGTTTTGTCGCAGCCCCTGCTCCATTGTTTTCCGGACTGGGGCCTCTTTTTAATAATGTTTCCTGCATTTCCTGTCATCACAACGATGGCAAGGGTACGCCCAGCTTCGGAGAAATCAATTCTTCCATGTTGATGCGGGTGAGTATACCGGGAAAGGATGCACATGGAGGTCCGGTGCCGGTACCCGGCTTGGGGTTACAGATTCAGGATCGCAGCATTCTGGGCTTTCGGCCTGAGGCCAGCATTTCGGTGAATTATCAGGATAGCCTGGTGCGGTATCCCGATGGGAGCACGGTGCTTTTGCATGTACCCCGATATGCCATTACCCAGCCTTATGTTGCCTTACCGGCCGATTTGCTGTGCTCGCCACGGATGGCACCCCCTGTATTCGGTATGGGACTGCTGGAACGGGTGCCTGCCGAAGAAATTCTTGCACATGCGGATCCCGACGATGTCGATCATGATGGCATCAAGGGGCATCCCAATTATGTGTATGACCCGGTTAGTGGTGCGCAGGTCATTGGACGTTTCGGGTTGAAAGCCAATGTAGGCCATTTGCTGACTCAGGTAGCCAGCGCTTTTCAGCAGGACATGGGTATTACGAATTCCGTTTTCCCTCAGGAAAATTCAACCTTGCAGGGAGATGGCCTGCATGACGATCCCGAGCTGCGCGACAGCCTGTTGAATGCTGTGAAGTTTTATGTCGAAACCCTGGCTGTTCCAGCCCGTCGCAATGTCACCGACGCGCAGGTAAAGGCAGGGGAGCAGTATTTTCAACAAATTGGCTGTGCAAAATGCCATTTGCCTACCCTCTACACCGCTGTTGATGTGCGTTTCCCGGCACTCAGCAACCAGCGTATTCATCCCTATACCGATTTGCTATTACACGATATGGGCCCCGCACTGGCCGACGGCCGGCCCGACTATCAGGCCAGTGGACAGGAATGGCGTACGGCTCCACTCTGGGGTATTGGCCTGTTTCCTAAGACCAATGGCACGCCTTATTATCTTCACGACGGCCGGGCACGTTCCCTCGAAGAAGCCATTTTATGGCATGGAGGCGAGGCAGCGACCTCAAAAAATCGTTTCTTGCAACTTTCCAGCGCGCAACGTCAGGCAGTGATTAGCTTCCTGCAATCGCTGTGA
- the aspS gene encoding aspartate--tRNA ligase — translation MYRTHTCGELRLSDAGKEVTLAGWVQRIRKFGKMTFVDLRDRYGITQLVFQEKLNAQLDAQPLNREYVIQASGKVVERSNKNPQLPTGDIELLVQYYEILNPARTPPFTIEEETDGGEDLRMKYRFLDLRRQPLQRNLLLRYQASRAVREYLDQQGFVEIETPFLIKSTPEGARDFVVPSRMNPHQFYALPQSPQTFKQLLMVSGFDRYYQIVRCFRDEDLRADRQPEFTQIDCEMSFVTQEDVLQVFEGMMRHVFSKVAHVALPDPFPRLSWDEAMWKYGNDKPDLRFDMFLHNLKVRNRVYCEVLHQTGFQVLDQAETVLAIVVPGAADYTRKQLDELTEWVKRPQIGMQGLLYIRYLPDGTLKSSADKYLAQDVLSKIQQFCEAQPGDLLLMLAGREDKTRKAAAELRLEMGNRLGLRKKDVFRPLWVVDFPLFEYSEEEALPGSVGRWVARHHPFTAPRPEHIPLMIENSPLIPPGSDYQDHPFARIKANAYDMVINGQEVGGGSIRIFQRDLQEKMFAALGLSPEEARQKFGFLLGAFEYGAPPHGGIAFGFDRLCAILGGSDSIRDFIAFPKNNAGRDMMLDAPAPLEEAQLKELHICLRK, via the coding sequence ATGTATCGCACACATACCTGTGGGGAGCTCCGCCTTTCAGATGCCGGCAAAGAAGTGACGCTGGCAGGCTGGGTACAACGCATCCGCAAGTTTGGAAAAATGACTTTTGTGGATTTGCGCGATAGATACGGCATTACGCAGCTGGTTTTTCAGGAAAAACTCAATGCACAACTCGATGCCCAACCCTTAAACCGGGAATATGTGATTCAGGCTTCTGGTAAGGTGGTGGAACGAAGCAACAAAAATCCCCAGCTTCCCACGGGCGATATTGAATTGCTGGTTCAATATTATGAAATTTTGAATCCGGCCCGGACTCCGCCATTTACCATTGAGGAAGAAACGGATGGAGGAGAAGATTTGCGGATGAAATATCGTTTCCTGGATTTGCGACGTCAGCCCCTGCAACGCAACCTGCTGCTTCGCTACCAGGCCAGCCGGGCCGTACGTGAATACCTTGACCAGCAAGGATTTGTGGAAATTGAAACCCCTTTTTTGATTAAATCCACCCCGGAAGGTGCACGTGATTTTGTCGTGCCCTCGCGGATGAATCCCCATCAGTTTTACGCCCTGCCGCAGTCGCCCCAGACTTTCAAGCAATTGCTCATGGTAAGCGGGTTTGATCGGTATTATCAGATTGTTCGCTGCTTTCGTGATGAAGACCTGCGGGCCGATCGTCAGCCCGAGTTTACCCAGATTGATTGTGAAATGAGTTTTGTGACACAGGAAGATGTGTTGCAAGTGTTTGAAGGGATGATGCGGCATGTATTTAGCAAGGTGGCTCATGTAGCATTACCCGATCCTTTTCCCCGGCTAAGCTGGGATGAAGCCATGTGGAAATACGGCAACGATAAGCCTGACCTGCGTTTCGATATGTTTTTACACAACCTGAAGGTGAGAAATCGGGTGTATTGTGAGGTTTTGCATCAAACGGGTTTCCAGGTACTGGATCAGGCTGAAACGGTACTGGCTATTGTGGTACCGGGAGCGGCTGATTATACACGTAAGCAACTCGATGAGCTCACCGAGTGGGTCAAACGGCCACAGATCGGTATGCAGGGATTGCTTTATATTCGTTATCTGCCAGATGGAACGTTGAAGAGTTCGGCCGACAAATATCTCGCGCAGGATGTGCTGAGCAAGATCCAGCAATTTTGCGAAGCACAGCCTGGCGACCTGCTGCTGATGCTGGCCGGACGAGAAGATAAGACCCGTAAAGCTGCAGCGGAACTTCGATTGGAGATGGGGAACCGCCTGGGTTTACGAAAAAAAGATGTATTCAGGCCACTCTGGGTGGTTGATTTCCCCCTGTTTGAATACAGTGAAGAAGAGGCGTTGCCCGGCAGTGTAGGCCGATGGGTGGCTCGCCATCACCCGTTTACTGCTCCACGACCCGAGCATATCCCGCTGATGATTGAAAATAGTCCGCTGATTCCGCCGGGTAGTGATTATCAGGATCATCCCTTTGCCCGGATCAAAGCTAATGCCTATGATATGGTGATCAACGGCCAGGAAGTAGGAGGCGGCTCCATTCGCATTTTCCAGCGAGATCTCCAGGAAAAAATGTTTGCCGCACTGGGACTTTCGCCCGAGGAAGCCCGACAGAAATTTGGTTTTTTGCTTGGTGCCTTTGAATATGGTGCGCCGCCGCATGGTGGTATTGCTTTCGGATTCGATAGGTTATGTGCCATCCTGGGCGGTAGCGATAGTATTCGGGATTTCATCGCCTTTCCGAAAAACAATGCGGGTCGCGACATGATGCTCGATGCGCCCGCCCCGCTCGAGGAAGCCCAGCTAAAAGAACTACATATTTGCCTGCGTAAATAA
- a CDS encoding replication-associated recombination protein A has translation MDHFSIPLAERMRPRGFNELVGQPHLTAPDSALQQALRQRNLPSLIFWGPPGVGKTTIARLIATELDKPFYALSAISSGVKEVREIIEKAEKQGGAVLFIDEIHRFNKAQQDALLGAVEKGTITLIGATTENPSFEVNAALLSRCMVYVLHPLTDADLLEIARRALEKDTWLSQLPVQLAETEALLRLSGGDARRLLNLLELAVDSLLAVIPQGHPLLITDELMMKIAQRPVALYDKQGEQHYDIISAFIKSIRGSDPNAAVYWLARMIAGGEDVQFIARRMVILASEDIGNANPNALLLATSTFQAVSVIGYPEASLILSQCAIYLACSPKSNAAYQAIQQAMEAVDQYGPLPVPLHLRNVPTALMRKLHYGKDYQYAHDFTGHFVDQEYLPEKIKGMRFYTPGENPREQELRKQLKNWWKEKYGY, from the coding sequence ATGGACCATTTTTCCATCCCGCTGGCCGAGCGTATGCGTCCACGCGGATTTAATGAATTAGTCGGTCAACCACACCTTACCGCGCCCGACTCGGCTCTGCAACAGGCCTTGCGACAACGTAACCTGCCTTCCCTGATTTTCTGGGGGCCACCGGGAGTAGGCAAAACCACCATTGCGCGGCTTATCGCTACCGAACTGGATAAGCCTTTTTATGCCCTCAGTGCCATCTCTTCCGGCGTAAAGGAGGTGAGGGAAATTATCGAGAAAGCTGAAAAGCAAGGAGGGGCGGTGCTTTTCATCGATGAGATTCATCGGTTTAACAAAGCCCAACAGGATGCCCTGCTGGGGGCTGTGGAGAAAGGTACCATCACCCTGATCGGAGCAACCACTGAAAATCCTTCCTTTGAAGTAAATGCTGCTTTGCTTTCCAGGTGCATGGTATATGTGCTTCATCCCCTTACGGATGCCGATCTGCTGGAGATTGCCCGAAGGGCTCTGGAGAAGGATACCTGGCTCAGCCAGCTTCCGGTGCAACTTGCAGAAACTGAGGCTTTGTTGAGGCTTTCCGGAGGTGATGCCCGTCGGTTGCTGAACCTGCTGGAATTAGCTGTGGATAGCCTGCTGGCTGTTATCCCGCAGGGGCACCCCTTGCTGATCACCGATGAGCTGATGATGAAAATTGCTCAGCGGCCGGTAGCCCTGTATGATAAACAAGGTGAACAACATTATGACATCATATCGGCTTTTATCAAATCCATCCGGGGAAGCGATCCCAATGCAGCGGTGTACTGGCTGGCCCGTATGATTGCAGGTGGCGAAGATGTGCAGTTTATCGCCCGACGTATGGTGATTCTGGCTTCGGAAGACATCGGCAATGCCAACCCCAATGCCCTGTTACTGGCTACCAGCACCTTTCAGGCGGTGAGTGTCATTGGCTATCCCGAGGCCAGTCTGATTCTTTCGCAATGTGCCATCTACCTGGCTTGCTCGCCCAAGAGCAACGCGGCTTATCAAGCCATCCAGCAGGCTATGGAAGCTGTGGATCAATATGGCCCACTCCCTGTGCCCCTGCATCTCCGTAATGTACCCACAGCCCTCATGCGCAAACTGCATTATGGAAAAGATTATCAATATGCCCATGATTTTACCGGCCATTTTGTAGATCAGGAATATCTGCCAGAAAAAATCAAGGGCATGCGCTTTTACACGCCCGGCGAGAACCCCCGTGAACAGGAATTGCGCAAGCAATTGAAAAACTGGTGGAAGGAAAAATACGGATATTAA